In Podarcis muralis chromosome 14, rPodMur119.hap1.1, whole genome shotgun sequence, one genomic interval encodes:
- the DCUN1D3 gene encoding DCN1-like protein 3 gives MGQCVTKCKNPSSTLGSKNGDRESSGKAHGKRSTIHKEEHCTVGGKSSGDILVNGTKKMEASVESSQPPSSSGDAKKEPVSGTEESSLHRTEELFRRYKDEREDAILEEGMEHFCNDLCVDPTEFKVLVLAWKFQAATMCKFTRTEFFEGCKAINADSIDGICARFPSLLNEAKQEDKFKDLYRFTFQFGLDSEEGQRSLHREIAIALWKLVFTQNKPPILDQWLHFLNENPSGIKGISRDTWNMFLNFTQVIGPDLSNYSEDEAWPSLFDTFVEWEMERRKKEENTKCVAASQTASLCIDHHT, from the exons ATGGGCCAGTGCGTCACCAAGTGCAAGAATCCTTCTTCCACTCTTGGCAGCAAAAATGGCGACCGAGAATCGAGCGGCAAGGCTCACGGCAAGCGGAGCACGATTCACAAGGAGGAACACTGCACCGTCGGGGGGAAATCCTCCGGGGACATCCTGGTTAACGGGACAAAGAAGATGGAAGCCTCTGTAGAGTCTAGTCAGCCCCCTTCTTCTTCCGGGGACGCGAAGAAGGAGCCAGTTTCTGGCACGGAGGAATCGTCCCTCCACAGGACTGAGGAATTATTTAGGAGGTACAAGGACGAGCGAGAAGATGCCATATTGGAGGAAGGCATGGAGCATTTTTGCAACGACCTCTGTGTCGACCCTACTGAATTCAAAGTCCTTGTCCTGGCATGGAAGTTCCAGGCAGCTACCATGTGCAAATTCACAAG GACGGAGTTCTTTGAGGGCTGCAAAGCAATAAACGCGGACAGCATCGATGGGATATGTGCCCGGTTCCCCAGCCTCTTAAACGAAGCCAAACAAGAAGATAAGTTCAAGGATCTTTACCGTTTTACCTTTCAGTTTGGCCTGGACTCCGAGGAGGGACAGAGGTCGCTGCATCGGGAAATAGCCATTGCCCTTTGGAAACTAGTCTTCACTCAAAACAAGCCCCCGATATTGGACCAGTGGTTACACTTCTTGAATGAGAACCCCTCAGGAATTAAGGGAATCTCCCGGGACACGTGGAACATGTTCCTCAATTTTACTCAGGTCATTGGGCCGGACCTCAGCAATTACAGTGAAGATGAGGCCTGGCCCAGTCTCTTTGATACCTTTGTGGAATGGGAAATGGAGAggcggaagaaggaggagaaCACCAAATGCGTTGCAGCTTCACAGACAGCAAGCCTGTGTATAGACCACCATACTTAG